A section of the Lagopus muta isolate bLagMut1 chromosome 17, bLagMut1 primary, whole genome shotgun sequence genome encodes:
- the LOC125701542 gene encoding clathrin heavy chain 2-like isoform X3, whose product MAQILPIRFQEHFQLQNLGINPANIGFSTLTMESDKFICIREKVGEQAQVVIIDMSDPTSPIRRPISAESAIMNPASKVIALKAGKTLQIFNIEMKSKMKAHAMAEEVIFWKWISVNTVALVTETAVYHWSMEGESQPQKMFDRHASLAGCQIINYRTDEHQKWLLLIGISAQQNRVVGAMQLYSVDRKVSQPIEGHAAAFAEFKIDGNAKPSTLFCFAVRSPAGGKLHIIEVGQPATGNQPFVKKAVDVFFPPEAQTDFPVAMQIGIKHGVIYLITKYGYIHMYDLESGVCIYMNRISADTIFVTASHEPTSGIIGVNKKGQVLSVCVEEDNIVNYATNVLQNPDLGLRMAIRSNLAGAEELFARKFNTLFAQGSYADAAKVAASAPKGILRTSDTIRKFQSVPAQPGHASPLLQYFGILLDQGQLNKFESLELCRPVLQQGRKQLLEKWLKEDKLECSEELGDLVKTADPTLALSVYLRANVPNKVIQCFAETGQFQKIVLYAKKVGYTPDWIFLLRSVMRVSPEQGLQFSQMLVQDEEPLANINQIVDVFMENSLVQQCTSFLLDALKNNRPAEGHLQTRLLEMNLIHAPQVADAILGNQMFTHYDRAHIAQLCEKAGLLQRALEHYTDLYDIKRAVVHTHLLNPEWLVNFFGSLSVEDSVECLRAMLSANIRQNLQLCVQVASKYHEQLGTQSLVELFESFKSYEGLFYFLGSIVNFSQDPDVHFKYIQAACKTGQIKEVERICRESNCYNPERVKNFLKEAKLTDQLPLIIVCDRFDFVHDLVLYLYRNSLQKYIEIYVQKVNPSRIPAVVGGLLDVDCSEDVIKNLIMVVRGQFSTDELVAEVEKRNRLKLLLPWLESRIHEGCEEPATHNALAKIYIDSNNNPERFLRENPYYDSRVVGKYCEKRDPHLACVAYERGQCDLELIKVCNENSLFKSEARYLVRRKDPDLWANVLEENNPFRRQLIDQVVQTALSETQDPEEVSVTVKAFMTADLPNELIELLEKIVLDNSVFSEHRNLQNLLILTAIKADRTRVMEYINRLDNYDAPDIANIAISNELYEEAFAIFRKFDVNTSAVQVLIEHIGNLDRAYEFAERCNEPSVWSQLARAQLQKDLVKEAIDSYIKADDPSAYMEVVQAANRNDNWEDLVKFLQMARKKARESYVETELIFAFAKTNRLSELEEFISGPNNAHIQQVGDRCYEEDMYEAAKLLYNNVSNFARLASTLVHLGEYQAAVDSGRKANSTRTWKEVCFACVDGGEFRLAQICGLHIVIHADELEELISYYQDRGYFEELIALLEAALGLERAHMGMFTELAILYSKFKPQKMREHLELFWSRVNIPKVLRAAEQAHLWAELVFLYDKYEEYDNAIITMMNHPTDAWKEGQFKDIIAKVANVELYYKALQFYLDYKPLLINDLLLVLSPRLDHTRTVNFFSKVNQLLLVKPYLRSVQNHNNKGVNEALNNLLTQEEDYQGLRASIDAYDNFDNIALAQRLEKHELIEFRRIAAYLYKGNNRWKQSVELCKKDHLYKDAMQYAAESKDIELAEKLLQWFLEEGKQECFAACLFTCYDLLHPDVVLELAWRHNIMDFAMPYFIQVMREYLTKVDNLDASESLRKEEEQVTEPTPIVFGQQLMLTAGPSAVPPQTNFPYGYTAPGFTQPPVYGFNM is encoded by the exons CTGGAAAAACGCTACAGATTTTTAAcattgaaatgaaaagtaaaatgaaagccCATGCTATGGCAGAGGAGGTGATCTTTTGGAAATGGATATCTGTGAATACAGTTGCCTTGGTGACAGAGACAGCAGTCTACCACTGGAGCATGGAGGGAGAATCTCAGCCCCAAAAGATGTTTGACAGGCATGCTAGTCTTGCAGGCTGCCAAATCATCAATTACAGAACTGATGAACATCAAAAATGGCTGTTACTGATAGGAATTTCAGCGCAG CAAAATCGCGTGGTTGGTGCAATGCAGCTCTACTCTGTTGATAGAAAAGTCTCCCAACCTATAGAGGGCCATGCAGCAGCTTTTGCAGAATTCAAAATAGATGGAAATGCCAAACCTTCCAccctcttttgttttgctgtgaggAGTCCTGCAGGAGGCAAG CTTCACATAATTGAGGTGGGTCAACCAGCTACTGGAAATCAGCCATTTGTTAAGAAAGCTGTTGATGTGTTTTTCCCACCTGAGGCACAGACAGACTTTCCTGTGGCAATGCAG ATTGGAATTAAGCATGGTGTTATCTACCTGATCACAAAGTATGGATATATTCACATGTATGACTTGGAGTCTGGAGTTTGCATCTACATGAACCGTATTAGTGCCGACACTATTTTTGTCACAGCTTCTCATGAACCTACCTCAGGCATTATTGGTGTCAACAAAAAAGGACAG GTGCTTTCTGTATGTGTCGAAGAAGACAACATTGTGAACTATGCCACAAATGTTCTCCAGAATCCTGACTTGGGTCTGCGTATGGCTATACGTAGTAATCTTGCTGGTGCAGAGGAATTATTTGCCAGAAAGTTTAACACACTGTTTGCTCAAGGAAGCTATGCAGATGCTGCTAAAGTAGCTGCATCTGCACCAAAG GGAATTCTACGTACCAGTGATACAATCAGGAAGTTCCAGAGTGTACCAGCTCAGCCGGGGCATGCCTCTCCACTGCTCCAGTACTTTGGAATATTGCTTGACCAAGGACAGCTGAACAAGTTTGAGTCTCTGGAGCTCTGTCGCCCTGTTCTACAGCAAGGCCGCAAGCAGCTTCTGGAGAAATGGCTGAAGGAAGACAAG CTGGAGTGTTCAGAGGAGCTGGGAGACTTGGTGAAGACAGCTGACCCAACCCTTGCACTCAGTGTCTACCTTCGTGCTAATGTGCCAAACAAAGTGattcagtgctttgctgaaacTGGTCAATTCCAGAAAATAGTACTGTATGCTAAAAAG GTTGGCTATACCCCAGACTGGATCTTCTTGCTGAGAAGCGTGATGAGAGTCAGTCCTGAGCAGGGCCTGCAGTTCTCTCAGATGCTGGTACAGGACGAGGAGCCACTGGCTAACATTAACCAG ATTGTGGATGTATTCATGGAGAACAGTCTTGTTCAGCAGTGCACATCCTTTCTATTggatgctttgaaaaataaccGTCCAGCAGAAGGCCACCTTCAGACTCGTCTGCTGGAAATGAATTTGATTCATGCCCCACAG GTTGCAGATGCCATCCTTGGAAACCAAATGTTTACACACTATGATCGTGCTCATATTGCCCAGTTATGTGAAAAGGCAGGCTTGCTCCAGCGAGCTTTGGAACACTACACTGATCTCTATGATATTAAACGTGCTGTTGTTCATACGCATCTCTTGAATCCTGAG TGGCTTGTGAATTTCTTTGGCTCTCTCTCTGTTGAAGACTCTGTAGAGTGCTTGCGTGCTATGCTGTCAGCCAACATTAGGCAAAACTTACAACTCTGTGTACAGGTTGCTTCTAAGTATCATGAGCAGCTTGGCACCCAGTCTCTTGTGGAGCTTTTTGAATCTTTCAAAAGCTATGAAG GACTGTTCTATTTCTTGGGTTCCATTGTAAACTtcagccaggatccagatgtTCACTTCAAATATATCCAGGCAGCTTGCAAAACTGGTCAGATAAAGGAAGTAGAAAGAATCTGCCGTGAAAGTAACTGCTATAACCCAGAACGGGTGAAGAACTTCCTGAAG GAGGCAAAGCTAACAGACCAGCTTCCTCTGATCATTGTCTGTGATCGATTCGACTTTGTTCATGACCTGGTGCTCTACTTATATCGCAATAGTCTGCAGAAGTATATAGAGATCTATGTGCAGAAG GTGAACCCCAGCCGCATACCAGCAGTAGTTGGAGGGCTTCTTGATGTGGATTGTTCTGAAGATGTCATTAAGAATTTGATCATGGTGGTTAGAGGCCAGTTCTCAACAGATGAGCTGGTGgctgaagtggaaaaaagaaatcg GCTTAAATTGCTGTTGCCATGGCTTGAATCAAGGATTCATGAAGGCTGTGAAGAACCTGCGACTCATAATGCATTGGCCAAAATCTACATTGACAGTAATAATAATCCAGAGCGGTTCCTTCGTGAGAATCCATACTATGACAGTCGTGTAGTTGGCAAATACTGTGAAAAGAGAGACCCTCATCTGGCCTGCGTTGCATATGAGAGGGGCCAGTGTGATCTGGAACTCATAAAG GTATGCAATGAGAACTCACTATTTAAGAGTGAGGCTCGCTATCTAGTACGCAGGAAGGACCCTGATCTCTGGGCAAATGTTCTAGAAGAAAACAACCCATTCAGGCGACAGCTTATTGACCAA GTTGTCCAAACAGCTTTATCAGAGACACAGGATCCAGAGGAGGTTTCTGTCACTGTGAAAGCTTTCATGACTGCAGACCTTCCAAATGAATTAATTGAGTTACTGGAAAAAATTGTCTTGGATAATTCTGTATTCAGCGAACACAG GAATCTCCAGAATCTGCTGATCCTGACTGCCATTAAAGCCGACCGCACTCGTGTAATGGAGTACATTAATCGACTGGATAACTATGATGCTCCAGATATTGCAAACATTGCCATCAGTAATGAGCTGTATGAAGAAGCCTTTGCTATATTCAGGAAATTTGATGTTAATACTTCAGCAGTTCAG GTGCTGATTGAGCACATTGGGAATTTAGACCGTGCTTATGAATTTGCAGAGAGATGTAATGAACCATCAGTATGGAGCCAGCTAGCCAGAGCACAGTTGCAGAAAGACTTGGTAAAAGAAGCCATTGACTCTTACATAAAGGCAGATGATCCATCTGCCTACATGGAGGTTGTTCAAGCAGCTAATAGAAACG ataaCTGGGAGGACCTAGTCAAGTTCTTGCAGATGGCCAGGAAGAAGGCTAGAGAGTCTTATGTAGAGACAGAACTTATTTTTGCCTTTGCGAAAACTAATCGTCTCTCAGAACTGGAGGAATTTATTAGCGGCCCTAATAATGCCCATATACAGCAG GTTGGTGATCGTTGTTATGAAGAGGATATGTATGAAGCAGCAAAACTACTTTATAACAATGTATCTAACTTTGCTCGCTTGGCATCTACCTTGGTGCACCTTGGAGAATATCAGGCAGCAGTGGACAGTGGCCGCAAAGCCAACAGCACAAGGACTTGGAAGGAG GTATGTTTTGCCTGTGTGGATGGAGGAGAATTCCGCTTGGCACAGATATGTGGCTTGCACATAGTCATCCATGCTGATGAACTTGAAGAGCTGATTAGTTATTATCAG GATCGTGGCTACTTTGAAGAATTGATTGCCCTTCTGGAAGCTGCTTTGGGCCTAGAGCGTGCTCACATGGGAATGTTTACTGAACTCGCCATCTTATACTCCAAATTTAAGCCCCAGAAAATGAGGGAACATCTGGAGCTCTTCTGGTCTAGAGTTAATATTCCAAAG gtgctcagagctgcagaacaggCTCATCTCTGGGCAGAGCTTGTATTCCTCTATGACAAATATGAGGAGTATGACAATGCAATAATTACTATGATGAATCATCCTACCGATGCCTGGAAGGAAGGACAGTTTAAAGACATCATTGCCAAG GTGGCGAATGTGGAGCTGTATTACAAAGCCTTGCAGTTCTACTTAGACTACAAACCTCTGCTGATCAATGATCTTCTGCTTGTATTATCTCCACGACTGGATCACACCAGGACAGTCAATTTTTTCTCGAAG GTTAATCAGCTGCTACTAGTAAAGCCTTATTTGCGTTCAGTGCAGAACCACAATAATAAAGGAGTTAATGAAGCTCTAAACAACCTTCTAACACAGGAGGAGGACTATCAG GGTTTGAGAGCTTCCATTGATGCCTATGACAACTTCGATAATATAGCTTTGGCTCAGCGTCTGGAAAAGCATGAGCTCATTGAATTTAGGCGTATTGCAGCATACTTGTATAAGGGTAACAACCGCTGGAAGCAGAGTGTGGAGCTATGCAAGAAAGACCATCTGTATAAG GATGCAATGCAGTATGCTGCAGAATCCAAAGATATAGAACTTGCAGAAAAGCTGCTTCAGTGGTTTCTGGAAGAAGGCAAGCAGGAATGTTTTGCAGCCTGCCTTTTCACGTGTTACGACTTGCTGCACCCAGATGTAGTCCTTGAATTGGCATGGAGGCATAATATCATGGACTTTGCAATGCCTTATTTCATCCAAGTCATGAGAGAATACCTCACCAAA GTGGATAATCTTGATGCTTCTGAAAGTctaaggaaagaagaggagcaAGTAACTGAACCTACTCCAATAGTATTTG GCCAGCAGTTGATGTTAACAGCAGGCCCCAGTGCAGTACCTCCCCAGACAAACTTTCCATATGGATACACAGCACCAGGATTCACCCAGCCACCTGTTTATGGTTTCAATATGTAA
- the LOC125701542 gene encoding clathrin heavy chain 1-like isoform X6: protein MAQILPIRFQEHFQLQNLGINPANIGFSTLTMESDKFICIREKVGEQAQVVIIDMSDPTSPIRRPISAESAIMNPASKVIALKAGKTLQIFNIEMKSKMKAHAMAEEVIFWKWISVNTVALVTETAVYHWSMEGESQPQKMFDRHASLAGCQIINYRTDEHQKWLLLIGISAQQNRVVGAMQLYSVDRKVSQPIEGHAAAFAEFKIDGNAKPSTLFCFAVRSPAGGKLHIIEVGQPATGNQPFVKKAVDVFFPPEAQTDFPVAMQIGIKHGVIYLITKYGYIHMYDLESGVCIYMNRISADTIFVTASHEPTSGIIGVNKKGQVLSVCVEEDNIVNYATNVLQNPDLGLRMAIRSNLAGAEELFARKFNTLFAQGSYADAAKVAASAPKGILRTSDTIRKFQSVPAQPGHASPLLQYFGILLDQGQLNKFESLELCRPVLQQGRKQLLEKWLKEDKLECSEELGDLVKTADPTLALSVYLRANVPNKVIQCFAETGQFQKIVLYAKKVGYTPDWIFLLRSVMRVSPEQGLQFSQMLVQDEEPLANINQIVDVFMENSLVQQCTSFLLDALKNNRPAEGHLQTRLLEMNLIHAPQVADAILGNQMFTHYDRAHIAQLCEKAGLLQRALEHYTDLYDIKRAVVHTHLLNPEWLVNFFGSLSVEDSVECLRAMLSANIRQNLQLCVQVASKYHEQLGTQSLVELFESFKSYEGLFYFLGSIVNFSQDPDVHFKYIQAACKTGQIKEVERICRESNCYNPERVKNFLKEAKLTDQLPLIIVCDRFDFVHDLVLYLYRNSLQKYIEIYVQKVNPSRIPAVVGGLLDVDCSEDVIKNLIMVVRGQFSTDELVAEVEKRNRLKLLLPWLESRIHEGCEEPATHNALAKIYIDSNNNPERFLRENPYYDSRVVGKYCEKRDPHLACVAYERGQCDLELIKVCNENSLFKSEARYLVRRKDPDLWANVLEENNPFRRQLIDQVVQTALSETQDPEEVSVTVKAFMTADLPNELIELLEKIVLDNSVFSEHRNLQNLLILTAIKADRTRVMEYINRLDNYDAPDIANIAISNELYEEAFAIFRKFDVNTSAVQVLIEHIGNLDRAYEFAERCNEPSVWSQLARAQLQKDLVKEAIDSYIKADDPSAYMEVVQAANRNDNWEDLVKFLQMARKKARESYVETELIFAFAKTNRLSELEEFISGPNNAHIQQVGDRCYEEDMYEAAKLLYNNVSNFARLASTLVHLGEYQAAVDSGRKANSTRTWKEVCFACVDGGEFRLAQICGLHIVIHADELEELISYYQDRGYFEELIALLEAALGLERAHMGMFTELAILYSKFKPQKMREHLELFWSRVNIPKVLRAAEQAHLWAELVFLYDKYEEYDNAIITMMNHPTDAWKEGQFKDIIAKVANVELYYKALQFYLDYKPLLINDLLLVLSPRLDHTRTVNFFSKVNQLLLVKPYLRSVQNHNNKGVNEALNNLLTQEEDYQGLRASIDAYDNFDNIALAQRLEKHELIEFRRIAAYLYKGNNRWKQSVELCKKDHLYKDAMQYAAESKDIELAEKLLQWFLEEGKQECFAACLFTCYDLLHPDVVLELAWRHNIMDFAMPYFIQVMREYLTKVTELTVNRTAP from the exons CTGGAAAAACGCTACAGATTTTTAAcattgaaatgaaaagtaaaatgaaagccCATGCTATGGCAGAGGAGGTGATCTTTTGGAAATGGATATCTGTGAATACAGTTGCCTTGGTGACAGAGACAGCAGTCTACCACTGGAGCATGGAGGGAGAATCTCAGCCCCAAAAGATGTTTGACAGGCATGCTAGTCTTGCAGGCTGCCAAATCATCAATTACAGAACTGATGAACATCAAAAATGGCTGTTACTGATAGGAATTTCAGCGCAG CAAAATCGCGTGGTTGGTGCAATGCAGCTCTACTCTGTTGATAGAAAAGTCTCCCAACCTATAGAGGGCCATGCAGCAGCTTTTGCAGAATTCAAAATAGATGGAAATGCCAAACCTTCCAccctcttttgttttgctgtgaggAGTCCTGCAGGAGGCAAG CTTCACATAATTGAGGTGGGTCAACCAGCTACTGGAAATCAGCCATTTGTTAAGAAAGCTGTTGATGTGTTTTTCCCACCTGAGGCACAGACAGACTTTCCTGTGGCAATGCAG ATTGGAATTAAGCATGGTGTTATCTACCTGATCACAAAGTATGGATATATTCACATGTATGACTTGGAGTCTGGAGTTTGCATCTACATGAACCGTATTAGTGCCGACACTATTTTTGTCACAGCTTCTCATGAACCTACCTCAGGCATTATTGGTGTCAACAAAAAAGGACAG GTGCTTTCTGTATGTGTCGAAGAAGACAACATTGTGAACTATGCCACAAATGTTCTCCAGAATCCTGACTTGGGTCTGCGTATGGCTATACGTAGTAATCTTGCTGGTGCAGAGGAATTATTTGCCAGAAAGTTTAACACACTGTTTGCTCAAGGAAGCTATGCAGATGCTGCTAAAGTAGCTGCATCTGCACCAAAG GGAATTCTACGTACCAGTGATACAATCAGGAAGTTCCAGAGTGTACCAGCTCAGCCGGGGCATGCCTCTCCACTGCTCCAGTACTTTGGAATATTGCTTGACCAAGGACAGCTGAACAAGTTTGAGTCTCTGGAGCTCTGTCGCCCTGTTCTACAGCAAGGCCGCAAGCAGCTTCTGGAGAAATGGCTGAAGGAAGACAAG CTGGAGTGTTCAGAGGAGCTGGGAGACTTGGTGAAGACAGCTGACCCAACCCTTGCACTCAGTGTCTACCTTCGTGCTAATGTGCCAAACAAAGTGattcagtgctttgctgaaacTGGTCAATTCCAGAAAATAGTACTGTATGCTAAAAAG GTTGGCTATACCCCAGACTGGATCTTCTTGCTGAGAAGCGTGATGAGAGTCAGTCCTGAGCAGGGCCTGCAGTTCTCTCAGATGCTGGTACAGGACGAGGAGCCACTGGCTAACATTAACCAG ATTGTGGATGTATTCATGGAGAACAGTCTTGTTCAGCAGTGCACATCCTTTCTATTggatgctttgaaaaataaccGTCCAGCAGAAGGCCACCTTCAGACTCGTCTGCTGGAAATGAATTTGATTCATGCCCCACAG GTTGCAGATGCCATCCTTGGAAACCAAATGTTTACACACTATGATCGTGCTCATATTGCCCAGTTATGTGAAAAGGCAGGCTTGCTCCAGCGAGCTTTGGAACACTACACTGATCTCTATGATATTAAACGTGCTGTTGTTCATACGCATCTCTTGAATCCTGAG TGGCTTGTGAATTTCTTTGGCTCTCTCTCTGTTGAAGACTCTGTAGAGTGCTTGCGTGCTATGCTGTCAGCCAACATTAGGCAAAACTTACAACTCTGTGTACAGGTTGCTTCTAAGTATCATGAGCAGCTTGGCACCCAGTCTCTTGTGGAGCTTTTTGAATCTTTCAAAAGCTATGAAG GACTGTTCTATTTCTTGGGTTCCATTGTAAACTtcagccaggatccagatgtTCACTTCAAATATATCCAGGCAGCTTGCAAAACTGGTCAGATAAAGGAAGTAGAAAGAATCTGCCGTGAAAGTAACTGCTATAACCCAGAACGGGTGAAGAACTTCCTGAAG GAGGCAAAGCTAACAGACCAGCTTCCTCTGATCATTGTCTGTGATCGATTCGACTTTGTTCATGACCTGGTGCTCTACTTATATCGCAATAGTCTGCAGAAGTATATAGAGATCTATGTGCAGAAG GTGAACCCCAGCCGCATACCAGCAGTAGTTGGAGGGCTTCTTGATGTGGATTGTTCTGAAGATGTCATTAAGAATTTGATCATGGTGGTTAGAGGCCAGTTCTCAACAGATGAGCTGGTGgctgaagtggaaaaaagaaatcg GCTTAAATTGCTGTTGCCATGGCTTGAATCAAGGATTCATGAAGGCTGTGAAGAACCTGCGACTCATAATGCATTGGCCAAAATCTACATTGACAGTAATAATAATCCAGAGCGGTTCCTTCGTGAGAATCCATACTATGACAGTCGTGTAGTTGGCAAATACTGTGAAAAGAGAGACCCTCATCTGGCCTGCGTTGCATATGAGAGGGGCCAGTGTGATCTGGAACTCATAAAG GTATGCAATGAGAACTCACTATTTAAGAGTGAGGCTCGCTATCTAGTACGCAGGAAGGACCCTGATCTCTGGGCAAATGTTCTAGAAGAAAACAACCCATTCAGGCGACAGCTTATTGACCAA GTTGTCCAAACAGCTTTATCAGAGACACAGGATCCAGAGGAGGTTTCTGTCACTGTGAAAGCTTTCATGACTGCAGACCTTCCAAATGAATTAATTGAGTTACTGGAAAAAATTGTCTTGGATAATTCTGTATTCAGCGAACACAG GAATCTCCAGAATCTGCTGATCCTGACTGCCATTAAAGCCGACCGCACTCGTGTAATGGAGTACATTAATCGACTGGATAACTATGATGCTCCAGATATTGCAAACATTGCCATCAGTAATGAGCTGTATGAAGAAGCCTTTGCTATATTCAGGAAATTTGATGTTAATACTTCAGCAGTTCAG GTGCTGATTGAGCACATTGGGAATTTAGACCGTGCTTATGAATTTGCAGAGAGATGTAATGAACCATCAGTATGGAGCCAGCTAGCCAGAGCACAGTTGCAGAAAGACTTGGTAAAAGAAGCCATTGACTCTTACATAAAGGCAGATGATCCATCTGCCTACATGGAGGTTGTTCAAGCAGCTAATAGAAACG ataaCTGGGAGGACCTAGTCAAGTTCTTGCAGATGGCCAGGAAGAAGGCTAGAGAGTCTTATGTAGAGACAGAACTTATTTTTGCCTTTGCGAAAACTAATCGTCTCTCAGAACTGGAGGAATTTATTAGCGGCCCTAATAATGCCCATATACAGCAG GTTGGTGATCGTTGTTATGAAGAGGATATGTATGAAGCAGCAAAACTACTTTATAACAATGTATCTAACTTTGCTCGCTTGGCATCTACCTTGGTGCACCTTGGAGAATATCAGGCAGCAGTGGACAGTGGCCGCAAAGCCAACAGCACAAGGACTTGGAAGGAG GTATGTTTTGCCTGTGTGGATGGAGGAGAATTCCGCTTGGCACAGATATGTGGCTTGCACATAGTCATCCATGCTGATGAACTTGAAGAGCTGATTAGTTATTATCAG GATCGTGGCTACTTTGAAGAATTGATTGCCCTTCTGGAAGCTGCTTTGGGCCTAGAGCGTGCTCACATGGGAATGTTTACTGAACTCGCCATCTTATACTCCAAATTTAAGCCCCAGAAAATGAGGGAACATCTGGAGCTCTTCTGGTCTAGAGTTAATATTCCAAAG gtgctcagagctgcagaacaggCTCATCTCTGGGCAGAGCTTGTATTCCTCTATGACAAATATGAGGAGTATGACAATGCAATAATTACTATGATGAATCATCCTACCGATGCCTGGAAGGAAGGACAGTTTAAAGACATCATTGCCAAG GTGGCGAATGTGGAGCTGTATTACAAAGCCTTGCAGTTCTACTTAGACTACAAACCTCTGCTGATCAATGATCTTCTGCTTGTATTATCTCCACGACTGGATCACACCAGGACAGTCAATTTTTTCTCGAAG GTTAATCAGCTGCTACTAGTAAAGCCTTATTTGCGTTCAGTGCAGAACCACAATAATAAAGGAGTTAATGAAGCTCTAAACAACCTTCTAACACAGGAGGAGGACTATCAG GGTTTGAGAGCTTCCATTGATGCCTATGACAACTTCGATAATATAGCTTTGGCTCAGCGTCTGGAAAAGCATGAGCTCATTGAATTTAGGCGTATTGCAGCATACTTGTATAAGGGTAACAACCGCTGGAAGCAGAGTGTGGAGCTATGCAAGAAAGACCATCTGTATAAG GATGCAATGCAGTATGCTGCAGAATCCAAAGATATAGAACTTGCAGAAAAGCTGCTTCAGTGGTTTCTGGAAGAAGGCAAGCAGGAATGTTTTGCAGCCTGCCTTTTCACGTGTTACGACTTGCTGCACCCAGATGTAGTCCTTGAATTGGCATGGAGGCATAATATCATGGACTTTGCAATGCCTTATTTCATCCAAGTCATGAGAGAATACCTCACCAAA GTCACTGAGTTAACAGTGAATAGAACAGCGCCATGA